Proteins from one Rosa chinensis cultivar Old Blush chromosome 7, RchiOBHm-V2, whole genome shotgun sequence genomic window:
- the LOC112179065 gene encoding transcription factor MYB54 isoform X2, with the protein MGPQQHHQMRTDSSYRPDLNFFPSQLCLSKTTFGVVANSEMGYGVHDRKSALSLNLVGDESDHDVVIQSAAGETKLCVRGHWRPAEDSKLKELVAQFGPQNWNLIAEHLDGRSGKSCRLRWFNQLDPRINRMAFSEEEEERLLSAHRLYGNKWAMIARLFPGRTDNAVKNHWHVIMARIHREQSNVYKRRKPSSNSQAVIIPQHDHDHGQEDGAKNNASSDRSTISINTSNDESGSAASASTCTNLSLTPSNRPLLPSFFKNINPFQQHKTFGSQMGAGRIEGNENGQLSDSNSETSGDESVLTTYRTNSNNVSSMSREAQSDKISVMPFIDFLGVGST; encoded by the exons ATGGGTCCTCAACAACATCACCAGATGAGGACTGACTCTAGTTATCGTCcagatttgaatttttttccATCACAACTGTGTCTCTCAAAAACCACCTTTGGAGTCGTGGCTAATTCGGAAATGGGTTACGGTGTTCATGACAGAAAGAGCGCCTTGTCTCTGAATCTTGTTGGAGATGAATCTGATCATGATGTTGTTATACAGAGCGCTGCTGGCGAAACTAAACTTTGTGTTAGAGGCCATTGGAGGCCAGCTGAAGACTCTAAACTCAAAGAACTTGTGGCCCAGTTCGGTCCTCAAAACTGGAACTTGATTGCTGAGCATCTTGATGGCAGATCAG GGAAAAGTTGCAGACTGAGGTGGTTTAACCAGCTAGATCCAAGGATCAACAGAATGGCTTTcagtgaggaagaagaagagaggctTTTATCTGCTCATAGACTTTATGGCAACAAATGGGCCATGATTGCGAGGCTCTTCCCTGGAAGGACTGATAATGCTGTCAAGAACCATTGGCATGTCATCATGGCTAGAATTCACAGAGAGCAATCCAACGTTTACAAGAGAAGAAAGCCCTCTTCTAATTCTCAGGCTGTTATTATTCCTCAACATGATCATGATCATGGTCAAGAAGATGGGGCTAAGAACAATGCCTCTAGTGATCGTTCAACAATCTCAATCAACACCAGTAATGATGAATCTGGCTCAGCAGCCTCTGCCTCAACATGTACTAATCTCTCCCTCACTCCCTCAAACAGACCacttcttcccagttttttcaAGAACATCAATCCATTTCAGCAACACAAAACCTTTGGATCACAAATGG GCGCTGGCAGGATCGAGGGCAATGAGAATGGTCAGTTATCAGACTCGAACTCAGAAACTTCAGGAGATGAATCAGTACTCACCACCTATAGGACCAACAGCAATAATGTTTCTTCCATGTCCAGAGAAGCTCAAAGTGACAAGATCAGCGTGATGCCATTCATTGATTTCCTAGGAGTAGGCTCTACTTAA
- the LOC112179065 gene encoding transcription factor MYB54 isoform X1 — protein sequence MGPQQHHQMRTDSSYRPDLNFFPSQLCLSKTTFGVVANSEMGYGVHDRKSALSLNLVGDESDHDVVIQSAAGETKLCVRGHWRPAEDSKLKELVAQFGPQNWNLIAEHLDGRSGKSCRLRWFNQLDPRINRMAFSEEEEERLLSAHRLYGNKWAMIARLFPGRTDNAVKNHWHVIMARIHREQSNVYKRRKPSSNSQAVIIPQHDHDHGQEDGAKNNASSDRSTISINTSNDESGSAASASTCTNLSLTPSNRPLLPSFFKNINPFQQHKTFGSQMVAGAGRIEGNENGQLSDSNSETSGDESVLTTYRTNSNNVSSMSREAQSDKISVMPFIDFLGVGST from the exons ATGGGTCCTCAACAACATCACCAGATGAGGACTGACTCTAGTTATCGTCcagatttgaatttttttccATCACAACTGTGTCTCTCAAAAACCACCTTTGGAGTCGTGGCTAATTCGGAAATGGGTTACGGTGTTCATGACAGAAAGAGCGCCTTGTCTCTGAATCTTGTTGGAGATGAATCTGATCATGATGTTGTTATACAGAGCGCTGCTGGCGAAACTAAACTTTGTGTTAGAGGCCATTGGAGGCCAGCTGAAGACTCTAAACTCAAAGAACTTGTGGCCCAGTTCGGTCCTCAAAACTGGAACTTGATTGCTGAGCATCTTGATGGCAGATCAG GGAAAAGTTGCAGACTGAGGTGGTTTAACCAGCTAGATCCAAGGATCAACAGAATGGCTTTcagtgaggaagaagaagagaggctTTTATCTGCTCATAGACTTTATGGCAACAAATGGGCCATGATTGCGAGGCTCTTCCCTGGAAGGACTGATAATGCTGTCAAGAACCATTGGCATGTCATCATGGCTAGAATTCACAGAGAGCAATCCAACGTTTACAAGAGAAGAAAGCCCTCTTCTAATTCTCAGGCTGTTATTATTCCTCAACATGATCATGATCATGGTCAAGAAGATGGGGCTAAGAACAATGCCTCTAGTGATCGTTCAACAATCTCAATCAACACCAGTAATGATGAATCTGGCTCAGCAGCCTCTGCCTCAACATGTACTAATCTCTCCCTCACTCCCTCAAACAGACCacttcttcccagttttttcaAGAACATCAATCCATTTCAGCAACACAAAACCTTTGGATCACAAATGG TTGCAGGCGCTGGCAGGATCGAGGGCAATGAGAATGGTCAGTTATCAGACTCGAACTCAGAAACTTCAGGAGATGAATCAGTACTCACCACCTATAGGACCAACAGCAATAATGTTTCTTCCATGTCCAGAGAAGCTCAAAGTGACAAGATCAGCGTGATGCCATTCATTGATTTCCTAGGAGTAGGCTCTACTTAA